GCCATGGTGCGAGCGCGGCGGCGCGGTGGCTGTTGGTCGTGAAGACCTGCCGGTAGGCCCATTCGGTCTGCAGGGTTCGGTTGAAGCGTTCGACCTTGCCGTTCTGCCAGGGGCAATGCGGTTTGATCAATAGGTGGTCGATGCCGGCGGCGGTGAGGAGCTCGGCGAGGGCCCGGCTGTGGGTGTAGTTCCAGGCGTTGTCGGTCATCAGCGCCTCGACGTGGACGCCGTGGTCGGCCAGGGCGTTTAGGGCTCGGGCGCAGAAGGCCACC
This genomic stretch from Acidimicrobiales bacterium harbors:
- a CDS encoding integrase core domain-containing protein, which codes for VAFCARALNALADHGVHVEALMTDNAWNYTHSRALAELLTAAGIDHLLIKPHCPWQNGKVERFNRTLQTEWAYRQVFTTNSHRAAALAPWLETYNTRRRHSAIGGKPPISRLSPT